One window of the Saccopteryx bilineata isolate mSacBil1 chromosome 2, mSacBil1_pri_phased_curated, whole genome shotgun sequence genome contains the following:
- the S100A5 gene encoding protein S100-A5: METPLEKALTTMVTTFHKYSGREGSKLTLSKKELKELIKKELCLGEKMQESSIDDLMKSLDKNSDQEIDFKEYSVFLTTLCMAYNDFFLEDHK; encoded by the exons ATGGAGACCCCCCTTGAGAAGGCCCTGACTACTATGGTCACCACTTTCCACAAATATTCGGGTAGGGAGGGCAGCAAACTGACTCTGAGTAAAAAGGAACTAAAGGAGCTGATCAAGAAGGAGCTGTGTCTTGGCGAG AAGATGCAGGAGAGCAGCATTGATGACCTGATGAAGAGCCTTGACAAAAACAGCGACCAGGAGATCGACTTTAAGGAGTACTCGGTATTCCTGACCACGCTGTGCATGGCCTACAATGACTTCTTCCTGGAGGACCACAAATGA